From Neospora caninum Liverpool complete genome, chromosome VIII, a single genomic window includes:
- a CDS encoding putative DNA-directed RNA polymerase II subunit RPB7 → MFFVVEQWHNVALRPAQLGRRYTQYVDTLLRQQVEGKCLHNLGYIICVIRIVHMEAGRVQDGTGMVIVAARYQAIAFKPFKDEVLDAVITDVNKLGLFAQCGPLKVFVSRASLPPSFVYQDDSAVGCMTDGEVELRVDSDIRLRLLGVRYDSMNLFAIATINESFLGPIHHSNLGGPGNAALFGSLGPASSDFLPPQSSTLHSPHSPTL, encoded by the exons ATGTTTTTCGTCGTAGAGCAGTGGCACAATGTGGCCCTCCGGCCTGCGCAGCTCGGGCGTCGGTACACGCAGTACGTCGATACTTTGCTTCGCCAACAGGTCGAGGGCAAGTGTCTGCACAACTTGGG CTACATCATCTGCGTGATCCGCATAGTCCACATGGAGGCTGGCAGAGTGCAGGACGGAACAGGCATGGTCATCGTCGCGGCTCGCTACCAAGCTATCGCCTTCAAGCCTTTCAAAGACGAG GTCCTTGACGCGGTTATCACCGACGTGAACAAACTTGGGCTGTTCGCCCAGTGTGGACCTCTGAaggttttcgtctctcgggcctctctgcctccctcctTCGTTTACCAG gATGATAGCGCAGTGGGGTGTATGACAGACGGCGAGGTTGAGCTGCGCGTCGACAGTGACATTCGGCTTCGGCTGCTCGGCGTGCGCTACGACTCGATGAATCTCTTCGCGATCGCAACGATCAACGAAAGTTTCTTAGGCCCGATCCACCACAGCAATTTGGGAGGTCCAGGCAACGCAGCCTTGTTCGGAAGTCTGGGGCCGGCCTCGTCTGACTTCCTCCCTCCGCAGTCGTCGACGCTTCACTCCCCTCATTCCCCGACTCTATGA
- a CDS encoding GH22156, related, which translates to MVFVSGRGLTLDGEDLQGAANQFLMDVDFHVNGIVAWIEKGLSCDFASTGLVAFQGDLRERFQVFDYVWAAFEERVCHEIGKVMKEIFKPIDLIVDLEGKLSVLEDAQEYEAKRDTEQQLVAAITELLRILSINEDGFKIPKYDSLSARFQWRVPNIGMSDCFYFQLVPTLFCPPFSRAPAIVPPNTRRVVVPLSRDAHVKCKRGGCMSRAWVDRIGFVRFWAAAPALDIVALWRRHCGKDISAECAAKDETTDPTNDSGGTTDPSGQVEENEKDLSILLLGIGDVQHILFTAARLWKEKNRAYRVHFFVHEEAPEVLARHLLLLDIVNDTSMSLREGTRISQRKLSILPPVWCSFVCEERPHPLDALADLSHLKHRQRDEIQEVLAAWHPAVQFDLEALRDQRLRHCYGQRFDYKVNLMDWNYQMNLCPMTKRGQSVKVRGFWGDIVNGPFYAYGAETRQCYRDRLYRKIGDSQRYNSHDIMTFNITSILYNLQEQRFDCVIVANVATVPLFKHGGVLADASPSRKYRQTPGAAGTADATKQPVEDDTVSKERPATSPVSGRSPLEPSFLDNCLKADALVCFETFKYAANLNSVAKLRFRKVALEAARKYNWKLCNPSSGENRSPESRTEKDKKIGGNLCGERKPPGPRLHEFD; encoded by the exons ATGGTCTTTGTTAGCGGACGAGGCCTTACATTGGATGGCGAGGACCTCCAAGGGGCTGCTAATCAGTTTTTGATGGATGTTGACTTCCACGTGAATGGAATTGTTGCGTGGATCGAGAAAGGCCTCAGCTGCGACTTCGCAAGCACGGGGCTCGTCGCCTTTCAGGGCGATTTGAGAGAGCGGTTTCAAGTCTTCGATTATGTCTGGGCTGCGTTCGAAGAACGTGTGTGCCACGAGATTGGAAAAGTCATGAAAGAAATCTTCAAGCCGATTGACCTCATCGTG GATCTTGAGGGAAAATTGTCCGTTCTCGAGGATGCCCAA GAGTAtgaggcgaaacgcgatACCGAGCAACAACTTGTTGCTGCGATCACC GAGCTGCTTCGGATTCTGTCCATCAATGAGGATGGCTTCAAGATCCCCAAG TACGACTCGTTATCCGCGAGATTCCAGTG GCGTGTGCCTAACATAGGGATGAGTGACTGCTTCTATTTTCAACTGGTTCCCACTTTGTTCTGCCCTCCGTTCTCTAGAGCGCCCGCGATT GTGCCTCCCAATA CTCGTCGGGTTGTGGTGCCTCTGTCACGCGATGCCCACGTCAAGTGCAAACGAGGCGGCTGCATGTCAAGAGCCTGGGTTGACC GCATCGGGTTCGTCCGTTTCTGGGCTGCCGCACCCGCCTTAGATATCGTGGCTCTATGGCGGCGCCACTGTGGTAAAGATATTTCAGCAGAGTGTGCTGCAAAAGACGAGACAACAGACCCAACAAATGACAGTGGCGGTACTACCG acccCTCGGGACAAGTCGAAGAGAATGAGAAGGACCTCAGCATTCTTTTGCTCGGCATCGGCGACGTACAGCACATTCTCTTCACTGCAGCTCGTCtgtggaaggagaaaaacagagctTACCGGGTTCAT TTTTTTGTACACGAAGAGGCACCTGAAGTGCTGGCCAGACATCTCCTGTTGTTAGACATCGTCAATGACACGTCGATGTCTCTGAGAG AGGGCACAAGAATTTCTCAAAGAAAACTCTCAATCCTGCCGCCTGTCTGGTGCAGCTTTGTTTGTGAGGAGCGTCCGCACCCGCTAGACGCCCTGGCGGATCTTTCGCATTTGAAGCATCGTCAGCGAGACGAAATACAAG AAGTCTTGGCGGCCTGGCATCCGGCTGTGCAGTTCGATTTGGAAGCTCTACGGGACCAGAGACTCAGACATTGTTATGGGCAGAGATTCGACTATAAAGTAAACTTAATGGACTGGAATTACCAAATGAACCTTTGTCCCATG ACGAAGCGAGGACAAAGCGTCAAAGTTCGGGGCTTCTGGGGCGACATCGTCAATGGTCCCTTCTACGCATACG gcgcagagacaaggCAATGTTACAGAGACCGTCTCTACCGCAAGATCGGAGACAGCCAGCGCTAC AACTCCCACGACATCATGACGTTCAACATCACGTCGATTCTCTACAATCTCCAAGAACAGCGC TTCGACTGTGTCATCGTAGCTAACGTAGCGACGGTGCCGCTCTTCAAGCACGGCGGGGTGCTGGCGGACGCAAGTCCCTCGCGAAAATATCGGCAGACGCCCGGCGCGGCCGGCACCGCTGATGCGACCAAGCAGCCAGTGGAAGACGACACAGTCAGCAAGGAACGTCCGGCTACTTCCCCTGTTAGCGGGAGATCGCCTTTGGagccttcgtttctcgacAACTGCCTCAAGGCAGATGCGCTGGTGTGTTTCGAAACCTTCAA ATACGCTGCAAATCTTAACAGCGTCGCCAAACTGAG GTTCCGCAAAGTGGCGCttgaggcggcgaggaaatACAACTGGAAACTCTGCAATCCGTCTAGCGGTGAGAACCGAAGTCCCGAGTCtcgcacagagaaagacaagaaaatcGGAGGCAACTTgtgcggcgagagaaagcctcCCGGTCCACGTCTACACGAATTTGACTAA
- a CDS encoding putative splicing factor, arginine/serine-rich 8, producing MSRMYAAGSRGSGPRPNEEGRTPKEDRRSAGTGLFCVGYACKYFCSEEEWKNLDKRLIPLNGDEDNLVDRYDVRLLLSDADAFTKKKRTYTSDQLREILEETPALDRERYRDLPPSNLFEEDFLERLAGAREGSEEAWTPTRELQQLRESRQERRDRASRNGEENAPTSHERPAPLGDEDAAFRLGDMSAVPPPASLDGPGESESVRSPREGAKGRGGSQSEDEDRDVSEEREETEERETQRGEREAEDEGGRTQRSRRRQAFGREDEESDRRKRSREDEAETRRSSETPGVKREEDALEDGETSASEEAEAGAHPRAASPATARRQRSAGTDGTETPGGTRKGRERREPRDGKGTRSGRRGVGETEFDSAGMEEELESRNHGAEAALRGHPSRPCRTARVHEAEDAAERETRSDAPFVPPFPIPRDKVPHLPRSLKEHLVIERTAHFVRTEGSRMEFRLKLDAATSSQLCFLSVDHPLHPYYAYLRQTGEALLLHAPGRLPPKLLFLSKLVYTHLPASSSASREARKDEGVAKTAGGKKERVETEEGRAAGDRRDAPHEGEPGTETGRLLACGDAAAGGVSPRGRREERDREERNREARDSRLPPEARRLIGPEAESSTANGEADRTAGKGRVGSDPIRSAREDSQAAPAENALFQAAEEDGGVSLLMSYGTDDEDEQLEAEARDEARPKTGGEERENGGDENAQQPVVCLAPGESRGVHTSPGGSEREAAAESETQPPAAEEASEAEDELDPVWQSGTKLRVAFVLERRKRKRPAGGVQGRGDSEMTQRPGDVFGGAGDGESRDWTGDEEDPAAVAEALAELPPLAWAKANAKLQLKDVESLIIHQIGCWLLAKGDEAIAEFAQQMTTEDPRFFFLKRDTLAFCYFKYVLRCVCREKQRQADGAKTPLPLRLHPVARAFLARLRFEHHLAHKTPAPDAKTQSSEVLTQDAINENAAAASAASAAAAAEAAAIEEARAAEALARRHLALSGLCGDAGPVSPSPLAEAGAVAPRAAEGVPTSLGTHEENPAPFRLSAEQPTPHDLAAETASATASLAASGGSTGASPDAAVPAGGSVWGAVGLPAVEGFPADALCDPAALVTRAIANPALMPAAVNLVTQEMGVASAEGDAPRYAMLYAAYCQLCAYATAVRPSSASPEVSLAGGSHADGGFFARETPDEAAKK from the exons ATGTCGCGGATGTACGCCGCCGGTAGTCGCGGCTCGGGGCCACGTccgaacgaggaaggacgaactccgaaagaagacagacgaaGTGCCGGAACGGGGCTGTTTTGTGTCGGCTACGCATGCAAATACTTTTGCAGTGAAGAAGAGTGGAAAAACCTCGACAAGCGACTCATCCCTCTCAACGGGGATGAAGACAACCTCGTCGACAG ATACGACGTacgccttctcctctctgacGCGGATGCCTTCaccaaaaagaaaagaacctACACGAGCGACCAGCTTCGCGAGATCTTAGAGGAGACTCCAGCTCTAGATAGAGAGCGCTACCGA GATTTGCCCCCCTCGAATTTGTTCGAAGAAGACTTCCTAGAGCGTCTCGCAGGCGCccgcgaaggcagcgaagaggcgTGGACACCGACGCGCGAGTTACAGCAGTTGCGGGAATCGCggcaagagaggcgggaTAGAGCTTCCCGCAATGGCGAGGAAAATGCTCCAACATCCCATGAAAGgccggcgcctctcggcgacgaggacgccgcGTTCAG GCTCGGCGACATGTCAGCCGTTCCCCCGCCGGCCTCGCTGGATGGCCCGGGCGAGAGCGAATCTGTGCGCTCGCCCCGGGAGGGCGCCAAGGGCCGAGGCGGCAGccagagcgaagacgaagacagagacgtgagcgaagagagagaggagacggaggaaagagagacgcaacgaggagagagggaggcggaagaTGAAGGAGGGAGGACGCAGCGCTCTCGTAGACGACAGGCCttcgggagagaagacgaagaaagcgacagacgaaagcgatcgagggaagacgaggcagagacgcgaaggtCATCAGAGACTCCGGGCGtgaaacgggaagaagacgcgttggaagacggagaaacctcggcgagcgaagaggccgaagcCGGCGCTCATCCCAGAGCCGCGTCCCCGGCCACTGCGCGCCGACAGCGAAGCGCAGGCACGGACggcacggagacaccgggggGAACTCGcaaaggccgagagaggcgcgaaccCCGGGACGGGAAGGGAACGCGGAGCGGCAGGAGGGGAGTTGGCGAGACTGAATTCGACTCCGCCGGCATGGAAGAAGAGCTGGAGTCCAGAAACCACGGTGCCGAGGCTGCGCTGCGTGGACACCCGTCGCGGCCCTGTCGAACGGCCAGGGTgcacgaggcagaagacgcagccgagagagaaacacgcagCGACGCTCCTTTCGTACCTCCGTTCCCCATCCCGCGAGACAAAGTTCCGCACCTGCCACGCTCGCTCAAGGAACACCTCGTCATTGAACGCACAGCCCACTTTGTTCGAACC GAGGGAAGCCGCATGGAATTCCGCCTCAAGCTGGACGCTGCAACGAGCAGTCAgctgtgttttctttccgtcgaTCATCCGCTGCATCCGTACTACGCGTATCTTCGCCAGACGGGCGAGGCGTTACTGCTCCACGCGCCAGGTCGTCTCCCGCCGAaacttctcttcctgtcgaAACTGGTGTACACACACCTGCcggcctcgtcctcggcgtCGAGGGAAGCTCGGAAGGACGAGGGCGTCGCGAAGACCGCCGGCGGCAAAAAGGAGCGGgtcgagacggaggaaggtcgggcggcaggagacagaagagacgcgcccCACGAAGGCGAACCAGGGACGGAGACTGGGCGGTTGCTGGCgtgcggcgacgcagcagccgGCGGAGTGTCGCCtcgagggcggagagaggagagggacagagaggagcgcaacagagaggccagagacTCCAGACTGCCGCCGGAGGCGCGGAGGCTGATAGGTCCCGAAGCGGAGTCAAGCACGgcaaacggagaggcagaccgAACGGCAGGGAAGGGCCGTGTCGGCAGCGACCCGATCAGGAGCGCGCGGGAAGACAGCCAAGCCGCGCCGGCGGAAAATGCTCTTTTCCAggctgcggaagaagacgggggcGTGAGTCTCCTGATGTCGTACGGGACTGACGATGAAGACGAGCAGCTggaagcagaggcgcgagacgaagcgcgaCCAAAGAcgggcggcgaagagcgagaaaacggaggcgaTGAGAACGCGCAACAGCCAGTTGTTTGTCTTGCGCCAGGGGAGAGCCGTGGAGTTCACACCTCGCCAGGGGGTTCAGAGCGTGAGGCGGCGGCAGAGTCTGAGACGCAGCCGCCTGCTGCGGAAGAAGCGTcggaggccgaggacgaGCTCGATCCAGTGTGGCAGAGCGGGACGAAGTTGCGCGTGGCCTTCGTCTTGGAGCGACGCAAGCGGAAGCGGCCAGCGGGCGGCGTccaggggcgaggagacagcgagatgACGCAAAGGCCAGGCGACGTTTTTggcggcgcgggagacggcgagagtcGCGACTGGACtggggacgaagaagacccgGCCGCTGTCGCGGAGGCCTTGGCCGagctgcctcctctcgcctgggccaaggcgaacgcgaagcTTCAACTCAAAGAC GTGGAGTCTCTGATCATTCACCAGATTGGCTGCTGGCTGCTTGcaaaaggcgacgaggcgatTGCCGAATTTGCTCAGCag atGACCACAGAGGacccgcgtttcttcttcctcaaaCGCGACACTCTGGCGTTCTGCTACTTCAA ATACGTGCTACGCTGCGTGTGCcgggagaagcaaaggcaggcagacggcgcgaagacgcctctcccgctcaGGCTCCACCCCGTG GCGCgggcttttctcgcgcgtctgcgcTTCGAGCACCATTTGGCGCACAAAACCCCGGCCCCGGATGCGAAAACTCAGTCGAGCGAGGTCCTCACGCAAGACGCGATCAACGAAAATGCGGCGGCGGCTTCAGCGGCGTctgccgctgccgccgctgaAGCCGCGGCGatcgaggaggcgcgggcgGCTGAGGCcctggcgaggagacacctcgcgctctcgggtctctgcggagacgcgggtCCGGTGTCTCCAAGTCCTCTggcggaggcaggcgcggTCGCGCCACGTGCGGCCGAAGGCGTGCCCACGTCTCTCGGGACTCACGAGGAAAACCCCgcgccgtttcgcctctccgcagAGCAGCCCACGCCTCACGACCTGGCCGCAGAGACCGCAAGCGCCACTGCCTCCCTTGCCGCGTCAGGGGGCTCCAcgggcgcgtctccggaTGCCGCGGTGCCGGCGGGCGGATCCGTGTGGGGCGCTGTGGGGTTGCCAGCTGTGGAGGGTTTCCCGGCAGATGCACTGTGCGATCCCGCTGCTCTCGTGACGCGGGCGATTGCGAATCCCGCGTTGATGCCGGCGGCTGTTAATCTGGTGACGCAGGAAATGGGTGTGGCGAGtgcggaaggcgacgctcCGAGATACGCCATGTTGTACGCAGCCTACTGTCAACTGTGTGCCTACGCGACTGCAGTGAGACCCAGTAGTGCGTCTCCGGAAGTCTCGCTCGCAGGCGGATCCCATGCAGATGGCGGTTTCTTCGCGCGGGAGACTCCCGACGAGGCCGCCAAGAAGTGA